Sequence from the Bacteroidia bacterium genome:
GCTCTCCGGGCATGCTCTTCGCAGGTGGCTCATTCACCATCGGTGGCAGGCAAAACCTGCTCGCAGTGAACACGGTCACCGAAAATATTCTCCCGTGGAGCCCCCAGCCGAACGATTCCGTGCTGGATCTGGAACGTTCCGGCAATTACCTGTACGTGTCCGGCCGGTTTACAGTGATTCACGGCAGCGGCAGAAACCGTATAGCCAGAATCAATTTGCCCTCCCTAACACTGAACACCTTATCCATCGGTGCCAACAATCTGATTGATGATATTGAAATTCACCCCGGTCTTGTTATCATGAATGGTTCCTTCAACCAGATCGGAACACAGGGCCGAGCGGGACTGGGATCGGTATCGCTGCTGAATAACCTGGTCACACCCTGGAACCCAAGTGCTGTACCTCGCTCCGCAAAACCGGTTAAATGCGGCGACGTATTATTTATATGCCGTACCGATTTGCCCGCCTGGGACGTGTACTGCCTGCCTCCTGCCCCCGGCAGTGATTTCCTCATCAGCGATTCTGTGGTGTGCAAAGGCGACAGTGTATTGTTCGTTCTTAGTCCTTCTTCCTACAGCACGCAGTTTACCTGGTCTTACTCCGGAAGTGGTGTCGTGCTGTTCCCGCAAAACGATTCCTGTACACTTTACTTTTCCTCCACTGCCACATCCGGAGTGCTCAGCGCTACACCCTTCAGTTCTTGCGGAGCGGCCGGTATTCCGATAAATACCGGTATACAAGTAAATAATCTGCCAGCGTGCTCCACTACTCCTTCCCTCATTCTTAACTGCCTGATCACACAGGTATGGCTCAGCGGCACCGGTGATGCCGGTACTGTTTTATCGTGGAACGGCCCGCAATCCTGTACGGCTCCATGTGATTCTCTCCTTATTTCACTCCCGGGTAATTATGTACTCCATTGTATGGATACCCTCTCAGCCTGTATGAACACTGACACGTGTATTGTAACACTCGATACCCTTCGCCCCGATGTGGAAATACCCACGGGAAATTTTACTGTAGGCTGTGCCGGTTCGCCCATTCTGCTTGATGGTTCCACTCTGTCTGCCGCTTGCACACTATGGTGGCATGATGCCGCTTTCCAAAACTTTCAACCCGATCCGGCCGCCATCACAAATCCCGGAGTGTATTACCTGGTAGTCACCGATACCTTGAACGGCTGCAAAGACAGCGCCTGGGTTCAGGTAGGATTGGATCTGGGCACACCCAACAGCATTCTCATCAGCATTCCGAACCTGTTTCCTTCTGCGTCGGCGTATTTTACCTGCATCACTGATTCAATTCTACTGGATGCCGCATCGGATTCACAGAATGTGCGGATCGAATGGAGAAATCTTCAAACCTTGCTGGCTTACCCTGATCCCTACTATGCAACAGGCTCCGGGGTGTTTCGTCTGATTGTAACAGATACTCTCAGTGCCTGTGCTGATTCATCCCAATTGGTTTTATTGAGTACCGATACGCTTCCTCCTTCGCTACAACTGCCCCTGATCAGCTTTTCCTGTTCGGATGACAGTCTGCTGCTTGACGCGATTACCCTTACACCTACTACTTCACTATCCTGGATCACGCCCGGTAATGATACCATTCCTGATTCCACCTACATACAAACTCCGGGAAACTACATCGCCTCAGCGGTGAGAAGTAACAACGGATGCCGTACTACAGATACATTGGTGGCCGGTGAGAATTTCCAGATCCTTTTTTATTCGGTTACCGATACCTTGCTGTGCCGGGGCGACTCTCTGACACTTGTTCCTGATCCTCTGGGCAACTTTGGTCCGCTTAGTTACCTGTGGGACGATAACAGCACTTCCGGCCTGCGTGGAATCAGGGCCGACAGCAGCGGCGTCTTCTGGGTACAAGTATC
This genomic interval carries:
- a CDS encoding SprB repeat-containing protein; the encoded protein is MKFILPVSLLLLAALRPAAQNLYPFPDPWTGANKTAVACDSMAGEYFIATAQSFNPHNRWKLFRWQNATQSFDSLAGSGFSPPVITHQMIYASGKLYLLQDRTSVRCFDVLTRQWVWTLSVDNPGWERINDLTLSGDTLYVAGDFSGLNTVPRWSIAAIHIASGTVLTNWDPSLGGLYDFTGVNCLESSPGMLFAGGSFTIGGRQNLLAVNTVTENILPWSPQPNDSVLDLERSGNYLYVSGRFTVIHGSGRNRIARINLPSLTLNTLSIGANNLIDDIEIHPGLVIMNGSFNQIGTQGRAGLGSVSLLNNLVTPWNPSAVPRSAKPVKCGDVLFICRTDLPAWDVYCLPPAPGSDFLISDSVVCKGDSVLFVLSPSSYSTQFTWSYSGSGVVLFPQNDSCTLYFSSTATSGVLSATPFSSCGAAGIPINTGIQVNNLPACSTTPSLILNCLITQVWLSGTGDAGTVLSWNGPQSCTAPCDSLLISLPGNYVLHCMDTLSACMNTDTCIVTLDTLRPDVEIPTGNFTVGCAGSPILLDGSTLSAACTLWWHDAAFQNFQPDPAAITNPGVYYLVVTDTLNGCKDSAWVQVGLDLGTPNSILISIPNLFPSASAYFTCITDSILLDAASDSQNVRIEWRNLQTLLAYPDPYYATGSGVFRLIVTDTLSACADSSQLVLLSTDTLPPSLQLPLISFSCSDDSLLLDAITLTPTTSLSWITPGNDTIPDSTYIQTPGNYIASAVRSNNGCRTTDTLVAGENFQILFYSVTDTLLCRGDSLTLVPDPLGNFGPLSYLWDDNSTSGLRGIRADSSGVFWVQVSDSSGCSGTDTFYIAVDPPITDSVLLFSSCNGSDSGTAVILAAGGIPPYEYSTDGGNNFQSSNVFAGLPYGIYPFAVRDSPGCIHRDTLTLTGDATPPATGFLCTEDLFVGDTVVLVDLSLPPPDSTVWQISGPVLYPVSAFPVFICSDTGTVSVLLRAHYPGCLISVGRTFLIRAHDSTLATLFNANGILRTRVFPNPNQGVFTIEVELEKKQDLRIQISDTQGNILYTDRAREQLYYTNQVSFASPAGGIYRLEVFAEFDHASFLFIISP